The proteins below are encoded in one region of Anaerosporomusa subterranea:
- a CDS encoding secretin N-terminal domain-containing protein: protein MYRNDLGRRVAVLLLFFFVLTVGVVPAGAEVPRVTINVTNAEVRDVLTTLTGVGGASIILDDSVVSDSSKGGGRITLQLTNVPVEEAIDMVTKVKGLAYLRQGDIYIIGTQERINKGFESVRIVKIKYAKADDVKKALVLIIPEDRLKVDEANNSLIYTGSAAEALRVEQAIAAIDVQYKQVTLEAQVMAVNKGAAKSLGMEWQWAKLPMVKTDSTTTTNSSDSTDTRDYPGVFQFGRNPEGLRYEFQFQATLNAMINDGDAKILSRPKVTTLDGKQARIMVGDRIPVLVERTENNKTTTTIEYVDAGIKLSYTPRINENGLITAAVRTEVSTPTLVPEMKAYRITTREAETTVRMKDGETIVIGGLIGSDESKQFSKIPGLGDLPILGALFRNTNQTKNETEVIIILKAKIVE from the coding sequence ATGTACAGGAATGATTTGGGTCGACGTGTAGCCGTTCTTCTGCTATTTTTCTTTGTTCTTACTGTTGGAGTTGTTCCGGCTGGGGCTGAGGTGCCACGTGTGACGATCAATGTGACTAATGCTGAAGTTCGGGATGTCTTGACTACTCTGACCGGGGTGGGCGGGGCTAGTATTATTCTTGATGATTCTGTTGTCTCTGATAGTTCTAAAGGCGGCGGGCGGATAACCTTGCAGCTTACCAACGTGCCGGTTGAAGAAGCGATTGACATGGTTACCAAGGTTAAAGGCTTGGCATATTTGCGTCAGGGAGATATTTATATCATCGGCACTCAGGAAAGAATCAACAAAGGGTTTGAGTCTGTCCGGATTGTCAAAATCAAGTATGCTAAGGCTGATGACGTAAAAAAAGCCTTGGTGCTTATTATCCCAGAAGATCGATTGAAAGTGGACGAGGCGAATAATTCGTTGATTTATACCGGCTCTGCTGCTGAAGCGCTTCGCGTCGAGCAGGCGATTGCCGCGATTGATGTGCAGTATAAGCAGGTTACGCTCGAGGCCCAGGTCATGGCGGTTAACAAAGGGGCCGCCAAAAGTCTCGGGATGGAATGGCAGTGGGCTAAACTGCCGATGGTAAAGACTGATTCGACAACAACAACTAACTCTAGCGATTCAACAGATACACGGGACTATCCTGGAGTTTTTCAATTTGGTCGCAATCCTGAGGGACTCAGATACGAATTCCAATTTCAAGCGACATTAAATGCCATGATTAACGACGGCGACGCCAAAATTCTCTCTCGTCCCAAAGTTACAACACTAGATGGCAAGCAGGCTCGCATCATGGTGGGTGACCGGATTCCTGTGCTGGTCGAGCGGACGGAAAATAACAAGACCACGACCACCATCGAGTACGTCGATGCCGGTATCAAGCTTTCGTATACGCCACGGATTAATGAAAATGGATTGATTACGGCGGCTGTCCGGACTGAAGTCAGCACTCCCACGCTAGTGCCGGAAATGAAAGCCTACCGCATCACGACCCGTGAGGCGGAAACTACCGTCCGGATGAAAGATGGCGAAACCATCGTTATTGGCGGGTTGATTGGCAGTGATGAGTCCAAGCAGTTTTCCAAGATTCCGGGTCTGGGCGATCTGCCGATACTCGGCGCGCTTTTCCGTAATACCAACCAAACCAAGAATGAGACAGAAGTCATTATCATCTTAAAAGCAAAGATTGTTGAGTGA
- a CDS encoding response regulator, giving the protein MPITILIVDDHALLRQGIKKVLDLESDLSVIGEAADGEEAIKLALQLKPDVVLLDVNMPKKNGLEVTKELRQLAPHIKIVLLTIHDDENYVIEVVKAGATGYLLKDIEPGMLIKAIRSVHSGESFIYPTLARRLFYEADNVGKRPEPSRTRGQDSLTMREIEVLQLIGQGLSNQEMAQRLFLSEKTVKNHLTNIFRKINVSDRTQAVIYAIKHKIVQV; this is encoded by the coding sequence GTGCCCATCACCATTTTGATTGTTGATGATCATGCGTTACTGCGGCAGGGCATCAAAAAGGTACTAGATCTAGAGAGTGATCTCTCGGTCATCGGCGAGGCTGCTGATGGTGAAGAAGCCATTAAGCTGGCCTTGCAGTTAAAGCCTGATGTCGTGCTGCTTGACGTCAACATGCCGAAGAAAAACGGGTTGGAAGTTACGAAAGAACTCAGGCAGCTAGCGCCTCATATCAAAATCGTGCTGTTGACCATTCACGATGACGAAAACTATGTCATCGAAGTCGTCAAAGCTGGAGCTACAGGCTATCTGCTGAAAGACATTGAGCCGGGCATGTTGATTAAAGCGATTCGTAGCGTGCACTCAGGTGAGTCTTTCATTTATCCAACGCTGGCCAGGCGATTATTTTACGAAGCGGATAATGTGGGAAAAAGACCTGAACCGTCCCGCACCCGTGGCCAAGACTCACTAACCATGCGCGAGATCGAGGTGCTGCAACTAATCGGCCAAGGCCTGAGCAACCAAGAAATGGCGCAAAGATTGTTCTTGAGCGAGAAAACTGTGAAGAACCATTTGACTAATATTTTTCGTAAAATTAATGTGTCTGACCGGACACAGGCGGTCATATATGCAATAAAACACAAGATCGTCCAGGTCTAG
- a CDS encoding rubrerythrin, which translates to MAYGKSAVAAKSATGMEEVLVWLREDLMGELEAINQYQVHIDNIDDVEIKELLAHIRDDEKEHVAEITHLIARIDAIQREKFAEDHTMEASERIAGGEDESKVLTVGSMLGRK; encoded by the coding sequence ATGGCGTATGGAAAATCAGCAGTTGCGGCAAAGTCTGCAACTGGTATGGAGGAAGTATTGGTTTGGCTCCGGGAAGATTTGATGGGCGAACTGGAGGCCATCAACCAATACCAGGTACACATTGATAATATCGACGACGTTGAGATTAAGGAACTATTGGCCCACATCCGGGATGACGAGAAAGAGCATGTCGCCGAGATCACTCACTTGATTGCTCGCATTGATGCGATTCAACGGGAAAAGTTTGCAGAGGATCACACTATGGAAGCTAGTGAGCGGATCGCAGGCGGAGAAGACGAATCAAAAGTTCTTACTGTCGGCAGTATGCTCGGCCGTAAATAG
- a CDS encoding family 1 encapsulin nanocompartment shell protein — protein sequence MDFLDRQAAPLTTEEWSRLDEAVVSTARQILTGRRVVEVLGPLGSGVYSVPYSIFSGKSAAGIDMIGDKEDFIVEASRRDMATLPMLYKDFKVMWRDVEADRHLGLPLDVSTASVAANFVAVQEDNLIFNGSKELGHAGLMTVKGRQTVTLTDWEQPGAALADVVKATGALAQAGHYGPYSLVVSPVLFGKMVRVLPNTGMLELDQVKALVSGGVYYSNVLSGAKAVLLATGSHNVSLAIGQDMVTAYLGPANMNHVFRVLETVSLLVRRPEAICTLE from the coding sequence GTGGATTTTCTCGACAGACAAGCTGCGCCATTGACAACAGAGGAATGGAGCCGGCTCGATGAGGCTGTGGTTTCGACCGCGCGTCAGATTCTGACTGGTCGCCGGGTCGTGGAAGTGCTCGGCCCGCTAGGGTCAGGCGTCTATAGTGTGCCGTATTCCATCTTCTCAGGCAAGTCAGCCGCTGGGATTGATATGATAGGCGATAAAGAGGACTTCATCGTCGAAGCCTCGCGCCGCGACATGGCAACTCTGCCAATGTTATATAAAGACTTCAAAGTGATGTGGCGCGATGTGGAAGCTGACCGCCATCTAGGTCTGCCGCTTGATGTCAGCACAGCATCTGTGGCTGCCAACTTTGTCGCTGTACAGGAAGATAATCTGATCTTTAACGGTAGCAAAGAACTCGGCCATGCTGGTTTGATGACTGTGAAAGGGCGTCAGACAGTAACTCTAACCGATTGGGAACAACCAGGAGCGGCGCTGGCTGATGTGGTTAAAGCTACCGGTGCGCTGGCTCAGGCCGGACATTATGGTCCGTATTCGCTGGTAGTTAGCCCAGTTCTGTTTGGAAAAATGGTACGTGTGCTGCCTAATACGGGCATGCTCGAACTCGATCAGGTAAAAGCACTAGTGAGTGGCGGTGTTTATTACAGCAATGTCCTAAGTGGCGCGAAAGCCGTGCTGTTGGCAACTGGCTCGCACAACGTCAGCTTAGCCATTGGTCAGGATATGGTTACCGCTTACCTCGGGCCAGCGAATATGAACCATGTGTTCCGGGTGCTGGAAACGGTGTCACTTCTGGTGCGACGGCCGGAAGCAATCTGCACCCTCGAGTAG
- a CDS encoding ABC-F family ATP-binding cassette domain-containing protein, with product MPLIVSNLAKSFGIRTLFSGVSFELRRGEKVGLVGANGTGKTTLLRCLLGHESPDSGLVSMAPGETIGYVEQDSGHKSETLYQELRTAYHDLLAAQDDMRRLEGVIAAKPAGDALDQALKQYASVVEVFERGGGYEMENRLRRVAFGLGFTEADLERSVSSFSGGQKTRIALVRALIRQPDFLFLDEPTNHLDIGMVEWLEEFLIGYPGGVLLISHDRYFLDKVAGRMFELENTRLTVYSGGYSEYVIQKTERLAALESSYEKQQAYIAKTEAYIDRYRAGIKSKQARGRQSQLNRLERIEAPAMVATLQFAFPDVSECAERVAEGESLTSSYGERIVFEKLSFLIRRGERVALVGPNGAGKSTLLKVLTGDVSPVKGRVKLGSRVKIGYFDQEHQGLTLSQTVLDEVVNTFAFSPERARSVLGAFLFSGDDVFRPIRNLSGGEKARLSLLKLLMSGANFLVLDEPTNHLDIPSREAVEDALLAFPGTVLTVSHDRYFLDKVADRVLAFDAATLVDFPGNYSYYRERQALRPTLKPATKAEPVIKQQDVPAVSERKASKQRPEDIARKVEKLELEIREWEAMLKMLTVKLNDPANFSDPQKTQELADEYAKMEGELAKKYDEWMELQ from the coding sequence ATGCCATTAATCGTATCCAATCTTGCAAAATCTTTCGGTATTCGCACGCTTTTCAGCGGTGTCAGCTTTGAACTGCGACGCGGCGAAAAGGTGGGACTGGTCGGCGCGAATGGGACGGGGAAGACGACTCTTTTGCGCTGTTTGCTTGGCCATGAATCGCCTGATAGCGGGTTAGTCAGCATGGCGCCGGGGGAAACCATCGGCTATGTTGAACAGGACAGTGGACATAAAAGTGAAACCCTGTACCAAGAACTGCGTACAGCCTATCACGATTTGCTGGCTGCTCAGGACGACATGCGACGGTTGGAAGGGGTCATTGCTGCTAAACCGGCGGGCGATGCGCTGGATCAGGCACTGAAGCAGTATGCCAGCGTGGTCGAGGTCTTTGAACGAGGCGGCGGCTATGAGATGGAGAATCGGCTGCGGCGGGTAGCGTTTGGTCTTGGCTTCACAGAAGCTGACCTCGAACGTTCGGTCAGCTCATTTTCCGGCGGGCAAAAAACCCGGATCGCGCTGGTACGGGCACTGATTCGACAACCTGACTTTTTGTTTCTCGACGAACCGACAAACCATTTGGACATCGGCATGGTTGAGTGGCTGGAGGAGTTTTTGATCGGGTATCCGGGCGGCGTTTTGCTGATCTCACATGACCGTTACTTCCTGGATAAGGTCGCAGGCCGGATGTTTGAACTTGAAAATACGAGACTTACCGTCTATAGCGGCGGCTATAGTGAATATGTCATCCAAAAGACCGAGCGCCTAGCGGCACTTGAGTCTAGTTATGAAAAACAGCAGGCTTATATTGCCAAAACCGAAGCCTATATTGACCGTTATCGGGCTGGAATTAAATCCAAACAGGCTCGCGGTCGCCAGTCGCAACTCAATCGGTTGGAACGGATCGAGGCTCCGGCCATGGTGGCCACGCTACAGTTTGCTTTCCCAGATGTCAGCGAGTGCGCCGAGCGGGTAGCAGAGGGAGAATCGCTGACATCTAGCTATGGTGAACGGATAGTCTTTGAAAAGCTGTCTTTCTTGATCCGGCGCGGCGAACGGGTGGCGCTAGTGGGACCAAACGGAGCGGGTAAAAGTACATTGCTGAAAGTGTTGACAGGCGATGTGTCGCCAGTCAAGGGGCGAGTCAAACTTGGCAGCCGAGTCAAGATTGGCTATTTTGACCAGGAGCACCAAGGTCTTACTCTATCACAAACTGTGTTAGATGAAGTGGTGAATACCTTTGCCTTCAGCCCGGAGCGAGCACGCTCGGTGTTAGGCGCATTCCTGTTCAGTGGCGACGATGTGTTTCGACCGATTCGCAATCTAAGCGGTGGCGAGAAGGCGCGCCTATCCTTGCTTAAGCTTTTGATGTCAGGAGCAAATTTTTTAGTATTGGACGAGCCGACAAACCACCTAGATATCCCATCACGGGAAGCGGTGGAAGATGCACTGCTGGCTTTTCCTGGCACTGTGCTCACCGTATCGCATGACCGCTATTTTCTCGACAAAGTTGCCGACAGAGTGCTGGCGTTTGATGCAGCAACTCTTGTCGATTTCCCGGGGAATTATAGCTATTACCGAGAACGGCAGGCGCTGCGGCCAACGTTAAAGCCGGCTACGAAGGCGGAACCAGTCATTAAACAACAAGATGTTCCTGCTGTCAGTGAACGCAAAGCTTCTAAGCAGAGGCCTGAAGATATTGCTAGGAAAGTCGAAAAATTGGAACTGGAAATCCGCGAATGGGAAGCCATGCTTAAGATGCTGACCGTAAAGCTAAATGATCCGGCAAACTTCTCTGATCCGCAGAAGACCCAGGAGTTGGCTGATGAGTATGCGAAGATGGAGGGGGAGTTAGCGAAGAAGTATGATGAGTGGATGGAACTGCAGTGA